A DNA window from Pseudorasbora parva isolate DD20220531a chromosome 19, ASM2467924v1, whole genome shotgun sequence contains the following coding sequences:
- the epn1b gene encoding epsin-1: protein MTHSMLRRQLKNLVQNFSEAEVKVREATSNDPWGPSSSQMADISDLTYNVVACNEILAMLWKRLNDDKNWRHVYKALTLLEYLLKTGSDRIPQQCVENIHIIKILVEYRFTDKDGKDQGVNVREKAKIVMVLIEDEEKRKEERDFAMKTKDKLTKAPTASSAAGPEKEKPEIPPYTGLPSLDNIPSVADLTAAMAKKKEEQKRLEAERKEAERRAKEGDTEPDLWEKAATAAPPSSSDPWGAPSQASNESANDPWGASSDEAKESSPAANPWGESTDVKNGSAPTSNDPWGRSASAEDGSPPASSDPWGGSTNVEKSSPPAASDPWGDSAGFSEDKAPLTNDPWGAPAETAKDSDTAKSDPWGTDSVQDSAPANSDPWGASSTTSDLFGDGSKADNDPWGTSASSPPTASDPWGAPSAPTDDPFGDGGGSDPWGGSSENGDTSTKPADETKKPASFLGEGASLVDLDSLMSVKPKPKQPPLSAIPTQKAPGKEG from the exons ATGACTCACTCAATGCTGCGACGCCAACTAAAGAACCTTGTTCAGAACTTCTCTGAGGCAGAGGTCAAG GTTCGGGAAGCGACCTCTAATGACCCCTGGGGGCCTTCGAGCTCCCAGATGGCCGACATCTCTGACCTGACGTACAATGTGGTGGCCTGTAATGAGATTTTGGCCATGCTTTGGAAGCGCCTCAATGATGACAAGAATTGGAGGCACGTGTACAAG GCTTTAACACTTCTTGAATATCTATTGAAAACGGGCTCTGACCGCATACCTCAGCAGTGTGTGGAAAACATTCACATCATCAAAATCCTAGTAGAATACCGCTTCACAGACAAGGATGGAAAGGACCAG GGGGTGAATGTGAGAGAAAAGGCTAAGATAGTGATGGTGCTGATTGAGGATGAGGAAAAGAGGAAAGAGGAGAGAGATTTTGCTATGAAGACAAAAGACAAGCTGACGAAGGCTCCCACTG CGTCCTCTGCTGCAGGACCTGAAAAGGAAAAGCCAGAGATCCCCCCGTATACAGGGCTGCCCTCCCTGGACAACATCCCATCTGTGGCTGACCTGACCGCTGCCATGGCCAAGAAGAAGGAGGAGCAGAAACGTCTGGAGGCTGAGAGGAAAGAGGCAGAGAGACGG GCAAAGGAAGGTGACACAGAGCCAGATCTTTGGGAGAAAGCAGCAACCGCTGCACCTCCATCGAGCTCTGACCCCTGGGGAGCCCCATCCCAGGCATCCAACGAATCCGCCAACGACCCGTGGGGGGCATCCTCTGATGAGGCGAAGGAATCCAGTCCAGCTGCTAATCCTTGGGGTGAATCTACTGATGTGAAAAACGGATCTGCACCCACATCTAATGATCCATGGGGACGGTCTGCCAGTGCCGAGGATGGTTCTCCGCCTGCCTCCAGTGATCCTTGGGGAGGATCTACAAATGTCGAGAAAAGTTCTCCACCTGCCGCCAGTGACCCTTGGGGCGACTCTGCTGGATTTTCAGAGGATAAAGCCCCGTTAACAAACGATCCATGGGGGGCTCCAGCTGAAACGGCGAAAGACTCTGATACAGCAAAGTCAGATCCATGGGGGACTGATAGTGTACAGGATTCAGCACCTGCAAACTCTGACCCCTGGGGGGCATCATCAACCACTTCTGATCTATTTGGTGATGGTTCAAAAGCAGATAATGACCCTTGGGGCACATCAG CGTCTTCACCCCCCACTGCGAGTGACCCCTGGGGTGCCCCATCAGCTCCGACTGATGACCCTTTCGGTGATGGAGGTGGATCAGATCCCTGGGGAGGTTCCTCTGAGAACG GTGACACATCTACAAAACCTGCTGATGAGACCAAAAAGCCAGCGTCCTTCCTTGGAGAAGGTGCTTCATTGGTGGATTTGGACTCTCTTATGTCAGTCAAGCCCAAACCGAAACAGCCCCCTCTCAGCGCCATCCCTACTCAAAAAGCCCCGGGTAAGGagggctga
- the si:ch211-232m10.6 gene encoding si:ch211-232m10.6 isoform X1: MLSFLIICCIRSYLYSSTMLEHLSRRSRSLLSLSLTSLALALSVLAFCTSYWCEGTHKVVKPLCLSPVKMKNCGQNNSQPYTTEVPTVDPKKPDSNVTMSPKQKEELDQMREKKLANAVHYIWETGEDKYMQRYFHTGFWLSCEKHNDGDGEKCRSFIELTPGETQGVLWLSVISEFAYISLLALGFLLMWVELLLLCLNKEMYALKINAFAAMCTVLSGLMGMVAHMMYTTVFQMTVSIGPKDWRPQTWDYGWSFAMAWISFSCCMAAAVFTLNSYTKTLIEMKHRARIRLEEARAANHAPPYDEVITTGGGSLYSVSRLVQQCQKGAFIDTMWTPREEGSGGGMVGAKSPHGLVLVGGCRREGCEDCERELDEMEDALEREGNDEMC; this comes from the exons ATGTTGTCTTTTCTTATTATCTGCTGTATCAGGTCCTATCTGTATTCTTCCACCATGTTGGAGCATTTGTCTCGCAGGAGTCGGTCCTTGCTGTCCCTCTCGCTGACCTCTCTGGCCCTAGCGCTCTCTGTGCTGGCCTTCTGCACCTCATATTGGTGCGAGGGCACGCATAAAGTTGTCAAACCTCTCTGTCTGTCGCCTGTGAAAATGAAGAACTGCGGACAGAACAACAGCCAACCTTACACAACTG AGGTCCCAACAGTAGACCCTAAGAAACCGGATTCCAATGTGACAATGTCCCCAAAGCAAAAGGAGGAACTGGACCAAATGAGAGAGAAAAAGCTGGCAAATGCAGTTCACTACATCTGGGAGACGGGGGAAGACAAATACATGCAGCGCTACTTTCACACTGGCTTCTGGTTGTCCTGTGAGAAACacaatgatggtgatg GTGAGAAATGTCGGAGCTTTATTGAACTGACCCCTGGAGAAACACAAG GAGTTCTGTGGCTCTCAGTCATATCAGAGTTTGCATACATCAGCCTCTTGGCGTTGGGCTTCCTTCTGATGTGGGTGGAATTGCTGCTCCTGTGTCTGAATAAGGAAATGTATGCTCTCAAGATCAATGCTTTTGCTGCAATGTGCACTGTGCTGTCCG gtTTGATGGGGATGGTGGCACACATGATGTATACAACAGTATTCCAGATGACCGTCAGCATTGGGCCCAAAGACTGGAGACCACAGACTTGGGACTACGGCTGGTCGTTTGC TATGGCGTGGATCTCCTTCAGCTGTTGCATGGCAGCTGCCGTATTCACCCTAAACTCTTACACCAAAACTCTGATCGAGATGAAGCACCGTGCCCGGATCCGTCTGGAGGAGGCCCGCGCCGCCAACCACGCGCCGCCCTATGATGAGGTCATCACGACCGGTGGCGGGAGCCTCTACTCTGTCAGCCGACTGGTTCAGCAATGTCAGAAGGGTGCGTTTATCGACACTATGTGGACCCCCAGGGAGGAAGGATCTGGTGGGGGTATGGTGGGGGCAAAAAGTCCTCACGGACTGGTACTGGTGGGGGGATGCAGGAGAGAGGGATGCGAAGACTGCGAGAGAGAACTGGATGAGATGGAAGATGCTTTAGAGAGGGAAGGGAATGATGAAATGTGCTGA
- the si:ch211-232m10.6 gene encoding si:ch211-232m10.6 isoform X2 has protein sequence MLEHLSRRSRSLLSLSLTSLALALSVLAFCTSYWCEGTHKVVKPLCLSPVKMKNCGQNNSQPYTTEVPTVDPKKPDSNVTMSPKQKEELDQMREKKLANAVHYIWETGEDKYMQRYFHTGFWLSCEKHNDGDGEKCRSFIELTPGETQGVLWLSVISEFAYISLLALGFLLMWVELLLLCLNKEMYALKINAFAAMCTVLSGLMGMVAHMMYTTVFQMTVSIGPKDWRPQTWDYGWSFAMAWISFSCCMAAAVFTLNSYTKTLIEMKHRARIRLEEARAANHAPPYDEVITTGGGSLYSVSRLVQQCQKGAFIDTMWTPREEGSGGGMVGAKSPHGLVLVGGCRREGCEDCERELDEMEDALEREGNDEMC, from the exons ATGTTGGAGCATTTGTCTCGCAGGAGTCGGTCCTTGCTGTCCCTCTCGCTGACCTCTCTGGCCCTAGCGCTCTCTGTGCTGGCCTTCTGCACCTCATATTGGTGCGAGGGCACGCATAAAGTTGTCAAACCTCTCTGTCTGTCGCCTGTGAAAATGAAGAACTGCGGACAGAACAACAGCCAACCTTACACAACTG AGGTCCCAACAGTAGACCCTAAGAAACCGGATTCCAATGTGACAATGTCCCCAAAGCAAAAGGAGGAACTGGACCAAATGAGAGAGAAAAAGCTGGCAAATGCAGTTCACTACATCTGGGAGACGGGGGAAGACAAATACATGCAGCGCTACTTTCACACTGGCTTCTGGTTGTCCTGTGAGAAACacaatgatggtgatg GTGAGAAATGTCGGAGCTTTATTGAACTGACCCCTGGAGAAACACAAG GAGTTCTGTGGCTCTCAGTCATATCAGAGTTTGCATACATCAGCCTCTTGGCGTTGGGCTTCCTTCTGATGTGGGTGGAATTGCTGCTCCTGTGTCTGAATAAGGAAATGTATGCTCTCAAGATCAATGCTTTTGCTGCAATGTGCACTGTGCTGTCCG gtTTGATGGGGATGGTGGCACACATGATGTATACAACAGTATTCCAGATGACCGTCAGCATTGGGCCCAAAGACTGGAGACCACAGACTTGGGACTACGGCTGGTCGTTTGC TATGGCGTGGATCTCCTTCAGCTGTTGCATGGCAGCTGCCGTATTCACCCTAAACTCTTACACCAAAACTCTGATCGAGATGAAGCACCGTGCCCGGATCCGTCTGGAGGAGGCCCGCGCCGCCAACCACGCGCCGCCCTATGATGAGGTCATCACGACCGGTGGCGGGAGCCTCTACTCTGTCAGCCGACTGGTTCAGCAATGTCAGAAGGGTGCGTTTATCGACACTATGTGGACCCCCAGGGAGGAAGGATCTGGTGGGGGTATGGTGGGGGCAAAAAGTCCTCACGGACTGGTACTGGTGGGGGGATGCAGGAGAGAGGGATGCGAAGACTGCGAGAGAGAACTGGATGAGATGGAAGATGCTTTAGAGAGGGAAGGGAATGATGAAATGTGCTGA